The nucleotide window CAAGGAATCGGGCCGAAAGGCGCCCGGCGTGGACCGCGGCAGCGGCAAGCAGGCAGCCAGCGCCGAAGGCGAAGAGGACATCGACGGAGACAAGTTTCTCGTCAAGGAAAAGCCGGGCATCACCTTCGCCGACGTCGCCGGGCTCGAAGACGTGAAGGAAGACATCCGGCTCAAGATGCTTTATCCGTTCCAGCATCCTGAGCTCGCCGAGCGGTTCGGCATCCGCGCCGGCGGGGGCGTGTTGCTGTTCGGGCCGCCGGGCACAGGCAAGACGATGCTCGCCAAGGCAACCGCCGGCGAGTTGGACGCGGCGTTCTTCAAGGTCAGTCCCGCCGAGGTGCTGAGCAAGTGGGTCGGCGAGGCCGAGCAGAATGTGAAAGCGCTGTTCGACGCAGCCGCCGATGAGCCGCGTGCGGTGATCTTCATCGACGAGATCGAAGCGTTGGTTCCCGCTCGACGCGATGACGGCGGGACGAGTGTGATGCAGCGCGTGGTGCCGCAGATACTTCAGGGCATGGAAGGGTTCGAGAAGAAGGCCGGGCATCCCGTGTTGTTCATGGGGGCGACGAACGTGCCGTGGCAGCTCGACAGCGCGGTGCTGCGGCCCGGGCGGTTTGATGAGAAGGTCTACGTGCCGCTGCCCGACGACGCGGCCCGGGTGAAAATGCTGGAGATCTACCTCGGCAACCGCCCGCTTGCCGACGACGTGGACCTGGATCGTCTCGCGTCGAAGCTCGCCGGCTACAGCGGGGCTGACATCAAGTACATCGCCGACCGCAGCGCGGTGATTCCGTTCATGCGCAGCGTCGCCAGTGGCGAGCCGGGGGAGATCACGGCCGAGGTGGTCGAGGAAGTCATCGCCGCGACCCCGCCGTCGGTTCGTCGCGATTCACTGGCCCGTTTCGACGAATGGGCCGCGGCACACTGACTTTGGTATATTGAGCGGCATGACTTTTGTCTTTATCGCACTCTTGTCCTTTGCCATGCAGAGCACCGCACCCGCGACGAACCCTGGCACCGCTCGCGTGGCGGACAAGCCGTTGTTCGAGGATCCGGTTTTCGATGGGGCCGCCGATCCTTCGATCATCTGGAATCGCGAGACCGAGACGTGGTTCATGTTCTACACCAATCGTCGGGCAAACATGGAGGAACCGGACGGTGTCGAATGGGTGCATGGCACGCGCATCGGGATCGCCGAATCGGCCGACGGTGGCGCGACGTGGGAGTACGTCGGCGAGGCCAACATTGATCTTGCAGACGGCGGCCCACAGACGCACTGGGCGCCTGCGGTCGTTCACCGCCAAGGCCGCTACCACATGTTTCTCACGCACGTTCCGGGCATTTTCACGAATTGGAAGCATTCCCGTTCGATCGTGCATCTGACGAGCGAGAACTTGCGCGACTGGACGTTCCACTCGACGCTCGACCTCGACTCGACACGCGTGATCGATGCGGGCGTGTTTCCCCTGGCTGATGGGACGTGGCGGCTGTGGTACAAGGACGAAATGCAAAAGGCGGCGACGTTCTACGCCGACAGCCGCGACCTCGAAACTTGGCAAGTGGTTGGGCGGGCCACCGAGGGCCCGCCTTCGGAAGCGCCGGTCGTGTTCCGATGGAAGGACCGGTACTGGCTGATTGTGGATGAGTGGTCCGGACTTGGTGTTTATCACAGCGATGACGCAGCCACGTGGACGCGCCAGGAAGGGCCGCGCCTTCTGAGCCAGCCCGGGACCGGGCCACAGGACAAGGTCAAAGGCAGCCACCCCGATGTCTTGGTCAGCGATGATCGTGCCTACCTTTTCTATTTCACGCACCCCGGTCGACGCGGCGGCGTCGGTTTCGTCAGCCCCGCCCAGCGCCGCAGCGTCATGCATGTCACTGAGCTAAGCCTCGAAGACGGACGTTTGACGACCGACCGAAACGCACCGACTTACATCGATCTGAAACCGGGCGAATCACCCGGCCGCTGATGTTTGGAGCACCTTGCAGCCCGACAGACGTCGGCCGAGTTGGTCCGTAAGGTAACGGTGCATGACGGATCTCGATGCGGTACTGAAGGAGCAGTTCGGCCTGGAAGAGTTCCGGCCGGGCCAGCGCAAGGTCATCGAGGCGACGATTGCGGGGCGGGACGTGCTGTGCGTCATGCCGACCGGAGCGGGGAAGTCACTCTGCTATCAGTTGCCGGCGTTGGTCAAGGGTGGGCTGACGCTCGTGGTTTCGCCGTTGGTTTCCCTGATGGCGGATCAGGTGCGGCAGTTGGAAGAACGCGGGCAAAACGCGCTGCTGTTCAACTCGACGCTTACCGCTGGTGAGCGACGTGACGTGATCAGCCGGATTCGTGACGGCTTCGAGGGCCTGCTCTATGTCGCGCCCGAACGGTTTAACGACGACAACTTCGTCGACCTGCTCGCCGGTTGCGACCTCCGACTTTTCGCCGTGGATGAGGCGCACTGCATCAGCCAGTGGGGTCACGACTTTCGGCCCGAGTACCAGCAGCTCGGCCCGGTCGTGGATCGGCTGGGTCGTCCGACGTGCATCGCGCTCACGGCCACCGCCACCGCCGATGTCCGCAACGACATCCGCAACTCGCTCGGCCTCGACGATCCGCTCGTGCAGGTCTCCGGCTTCGACCGCACCAACCTCGGCTACCACACCGTCACCGCACAGAAGGTCGCCGAGAAACAGACGCTGCTCATGCGGCTCGTGCGGGAGCAGAAAGGCAGCGGCATCGTCTACTGCTCGACACGCAAGAACGTCGACGAGGTCACGTCGCTGCTGGCCGGGACGTGTCCGGGGCGGACGGTCGTCGCCTACCACGCCGGCATGGACGATGCCGCGCGTAAGTCGAATCAGGAGACGTTCATGGACTCCCCGGACGCGGTCGCGGTGGCGACCAACGCGTTCGGCATGGGCATCAACAAGCCGGACATCCGGTTCGTCATTCACTACAACCTGCCCGGCACGTTGGAGGCGTACTACCAGGAAGCCGGCCGGGCCGGCCGCGATGGTCGGGCGGCAGTTTGCACACTGCTTTACAGCTTCGCCGACAAACGCACGCAGGACTTTTTCATCAGCAAGATCGGCGACCGCGGCGAGGTTGAGCCCGAACGCATCGCCGAACTGCAGGAGCGTGCGAACGCCAAGCTCGAGAGCGTCATCCGCTTCGCACGCCAACGTCGCTGTCGCCGGCAGATGATCCTTGATTACTTCGGCGACGACGCGGAGATCGAGTGCCACAACTGCGACGTCTGCGGCGGCGGGGCACCGGTGGCCGAGGACGTCGTGGAAGTGCCCGAGCACGTTACGCTTGCGATCCGTCAAATGCTCAGCGCCATCGCACGGCTGCACCGTCGGTTCGGACTCGGCAGCGTCGCGGAAGTGCTCGCCGGTAGCGAGAACGAGAAGATGCGCCGCTGGGGCTTGAATGAACTGCCGACCTTCGGGCTCATGCGGGATCGGCAGATCAAGCAGATCATCGCGATGCTGCATCGGGTGATGGAGTCCGGGCTCGCCCGGCAGGTGGACCCGGAGAACGCGCGGCGGCCGGTGGTTGAGCTGAGCAACGCCGGGCTCGCGGTGATGAAGGGCCAGACGCCGCCGCCGGTGTCGTTGGCGGATCTGATCCCGCGTCAGCGAAAGCTCGCGGTCGCCCCAGTTCGGCGGTCGGTCGAGAACGAGTTCGATGTCGACTACACGCCCGAAGCGCGGGAGCGGTTCGAACGGCTGCGCGAGATGCGAACACGCCTGGCGTCGGAGGCGGCGGTGCCGCCTTACGTCATCGCCAGCAACCGAACGCTCGAGGCCATCGCGACCGCCGAGCCGACCACGCCCGAGGAGTTGGAGTCCGTCCCTGGCATGGGCCCGAAGAAAGTCGCCCAGTACGGCGATGCGATTCTCGACGCGTTGGGCTGATCACTCGGCAGTGTCCGGGCGAACTTCAGCGGGCATGAGCAGCACGTCACCGACCTTGATTCCCGCTTCGCCGGCCATACCCGCGTTGAGTTCGATCACCCACTGACAACGCCCGTCGCTATCGGTCAGGTCTCGAGAGAGTGGCGTCATCTGAGCGATTTTGGTCACCGTGCCGGTCGCATCGACGAAGATAATGTCCAACGGGATCAACGTGTCTTCCATCCAGAAGCTGAGTTGGCCCGGCTTGGGGAAAACGAAGATCATGCCGTCCTTCTTGCCCATCTCCGTCACATGCATGAGGCCGATCTCGCGCTCGGTCGGATCGTTGGCGATCTGCAAGTTGAACCGCAGGTTGCCGAGCCGCATCTGGGTCGTCGGCAGGTCTTGCGGTTCACCGGCGGGGGCGCGGGTCTCGGGTTCCGCCGCGACCGTCTCGACCGCCGGTGCCTGATCACAGGCGACGGACAACGCGAGCAACAGCGCGGGAATGGTGAGCCACTTCATGGTGCTTGGTCCGGGGTCTGGTGGGGCGTTTGCGCGAGGCGCTTGCGTTGGCTGTCGCGCAGCTTTTGGGTGAGCCGGATGTCGATCAGTGCGAGGATCATCAGGGTCATCAGCAGAATAAAGACCGCTGCAAGCGCGATCAGCATGGTCCATCGGCTCTTGCTGTTGTACCCGAAATCAATGGCGAAGATGCTCGCACTGATGAGGATCATCGTGATCCCGCCCGCTTGTCGAAGGCGAACACGCAAGCGGTTGGTGCGGGCGTCCTCGAACTCGGCGAGCCGGCTCGCGGCGGGGCTGACAAACACGTAGTACCCGCCGATCGTGGCGAGCAGCACCGCGAAAATGCCGGGA belongs to Planctomycetota bacterium and includes:
- a CDS encoding ATP-dependent DNA helicase RecQ, producing the protein MTDLDAVLKEQFGLEEFRPGQRKVIEATIAGRDVLCVMPTGAGKSLCYQLPALVKGGLTLVVSPLVSLMADQVRQLEERGQNALLFNSTLTAGERRDVISRIRDGFEGLLYVAPERFNDDNFVDLLAGCDLRLFAVDEAHCISQWGHDFRPEYQQLGPVVDRLGRPTCIALTATATADVRNDIRNSLGLDDPLVQVSGFDRTNLGYHTVTAQKVAEKQTLLMRLVREQKGSGIVYCSTRKNVDEVTSLLAGTCPGRTVVAYHAGMDDAARKSNQETFMDSPDAVAVATNAFGMGINKPDIRFVIHYNLPGTLEAYYQEAGRAGRDGRAAVCTLLYSFADKRTQDFFISKIGDRGEVEPERIAELQERANAKLESVIRFARQRRCRRQMILDYFGDDAEIECHNCDVCGGGAPVAEDVVEVPEHVTLAIRQMLSAIARLHRRFGLGSVAEVLAGSENEKMRRWGLNELPTFGLMRDRQIKQIIAMLHRVMESGLARQVDPENARRPVVELSNAGLAVMKGQTPPPVSLADLIPRQRKLAVAPVRRSVENEFDVDYTPEARERFERLREMRTRLASEAAVPPYVIASNRTLEAIATAEPTTPEELESVPGMGPKKVAQYGDAILDALG
- a CDS encoding DUF192 domain-containing protein; the encoded protein is MKWLTIPALLLALSVACDQAPAVETVAAEPETRAPAGEPQDLPTTQMRLGNLRFNLQIANDPTEREIGLMHVTEMGKKDGMIFVFPKPGQLSFWMEDTLIPLDIIFVDATGTVTKIAQMTPLSRDLTDSDGRCQWVIELNAGMAGEAGIKVGDVLLMPAEVRPDTAE
- a CDS encoding ATP-binding protein, which translates into the protein MAVSWASFERYKQRGLDARRAGQWESARTYLLEASRAMVELARQSDSDAIAAARRDTAAKLLELAKDCADAKESGRKAPGVDRGSGKQAASAEGEEDIDGDKFLVKEKPGITFADVAGLEDVKEDIRLKMLYPFQHPELAERFGIRAGGGVLLFGPPGTGKTMLAKATAGELDAAFFKVSPAEVLSKWVGEAEQNVKALFDAAADEPRAVIFIDEIEALVPARRDDGGTSVMQRVVPQILQGMEGFEKKAGHPVLFMGATNVPWQLDSAVLRPGRFDEKVYVPLPDDAARVKMLEIYLGNRPLADDVDLDRLASKLAGYSGADIKYIADRSAVIPFMRSVASGEPGEITAEVVEEVIAATPPSVRRDSLARFDEWAAAH
- a CDS encoding family 43 glycosylhydrolase, coding for MTFVFIALLSFAMQSTAPATNPGTARVADKPLFEDPVFDGAADPSIIWNRETETWFMFYTNRRANMEEPDGVEWVHGTRIGIAESADGGATWEYVGEANIDLADGGPQTHWAPAVVHRQGRYHMFLTHVPGIFTNWKHSRSIVHLTSENLRDWTFHSTLDLDSTRVIDAGVFPLADGTWRLWYKDEMQKAATFYADSRDLETWQVVGRATEGPPSEAPVVFRWKDRYWLIVDEWSGLGVYHSDDAATWTRQEGPRLLSQPGTGPQDKVKGSHPDVLVSDDRAYLFYFTHPGRRGGVGFVSPAQRRSVMHVTELSLEDGRLTTDRNAPTYIDLKPGESPGR